One window of Alteromonas sp. LMIT006 genomic DNA carries:
- a CDS encoding S24 family peptidase, translating into MLQVIPLAAQAGIAGFESPAAEYKQLGLDLDELLIEHPSATFIGQAKGDSMVGYGIYDNDLLIVDRAAGKGSLDIIVANLNGAFVCKLFDRKAMVLLSAAEFHEPYVIGPGDTFEEEGIVVRSVRMHRASRKVSMNLGQD; encoded by the coding sequence ATGCTACAAGTTATTCCACTTGCCGCGCAAGCAGGTATTGCCGGTTTTGAATCGCCCGCGGCTGAATACAAACAGCTTGGGCTAGATTTAGATGAGCTTTTGATTGAACACCCTTCTGCAACCTTTATTGGTCAAGCAAAAGGCGATTCCATGGTGGGCTATGGGATTTATGATAATGACCTGTTAATTGTCGATCGTGCCGCGGGCAAAGGTTCATTAGATATCATTGTGGCCAATCTCAATGGCGCCTTTGTATGTAAGCTGTTTGATCGCAAGGCGATGGTGCTGTTGTCCGCTGCCGAGTTTCACGAACCATATGTCATTGGCCCCGGTGATACCTTTGAAGAAGAAGGTATTGTCGTGCGCTCGGTGCGCATGCATCGAGCCTCACGCAAAGTCAGTATGAATTTGGGACAAGATTGA
- a CDS encoding YebG family protein yields the protein MAVITQYVVQHKGVDKLVTTDKKAADQYDKMLNVADNLAEYIEAKGVKLADQELEDLSILLAKHKDSIQKIFKGSEASTMLEAESADVIAIDESAS from the coding sequence ATGGCCGTCATTACACAATACGTAGTGCAACACAAAGGGGTGGACAAATTGGTTACAACCGACAAGAAAGCCGCCGATCAATATGACAAGATGCTCAATGTAGCGGATAACTTAGCAGAGTATATCGAAGCCAAAGGTGTCAAGCTGGCCGATCAAGAGTTAGAGGATCTCAGTATCCTATTAGCGAAACACAAAGACTCGATTCAGAAAATTTTTAAAGGATCAGAGGCGAGTACGATGCTCGAAGCAGAAAGCGCTGATGTGATAGCCATTGACGAGAGCGCTAGCTAA